The DNA window TTTGTTTTTACATTGAGTCATGGACAACACAACCTTTGATTTACAAACCCTAAGAAAAAGCAGTTACGGCTGAATTATTTAATCATCAGTCTGAAAGGAACAAACTGCTTATTTGAATAATTGGTTTGTAGGGAACCTTATGTAGATGCTACTTGTGAGAAACAATAACAGTATAACACTGCTTTTAATATAGTTATGTTTGTGCATGTTGCCTGCTATTGGCATATAATCGCAACTCATACTTAATCTATCTATAAGCTTAAAAGCTCATGTTTTTTCATAATTTATTCTCATATTGGTCCATCTTTTACACTTTTGTTGGACATACAAAATATACAGGTGCAAACAGGGGTGCAAGATATCAAAGACAAACAAGATATCGTTCAAGCTCAGCTGCAACTGGCAAAACTCCAAGTTTCCAAGACAGAGAAACAATCAGAACCTCAAACTAGTGCAGTATCAAATCCTGTGCAGCAAGCTTCATCTGCTCCTCAGCAATCTCAACAATATCTTCCTTCATCTTTTAACCTTCCACAGTCAACTCCTGTGGTTTCTCCCCCTAATGCACCTCCTCAACCTCCTTCTCAACAGGGTTTGCCACCTCCGGTTCAACTTCCCAATCAATACTCACAAATCCCAAACCCAACTGTTCCTCAGAGAGATCCATACTTGCCACCACCACCTGTTCATTCTCAGGAAATCCCAAATCAGCAGTACCAGCTGCCTTTAACTCAGCAGCCACATCCTCAACCAGGGGCACCTCCACATCAACAATATCAGCAGACCCCTCATCCTCAGTACGCTCAGCCAGCACATCATCTACCTCAACAGCAGCCACCACTTTCATCCGGAAATCCACCTCAACTGCAGTCTTCCATGGGTCACCACCATTTAGAAGAACCATCTTATGTTCCTTCTCAGAGTTATCCTCCCAATGTCCGCCAACCACCATCTCAGCCACCCAGTGGACCTCCTCCACCTGCCCAGCAATTCTACGGGACACCGCCCCAAGGATATGAATCACCATCAAGTAGATCTGGTTCAAGTTATTCTTCTGGATATGGTACATTGCCTGGGCCTGCTGAGCCATATCGATATGGCGGGCCACCTCAGTATGGTGGTAAACAACCTCAACTACCTAACGCCTCTGTGGCGTCCAGTGGTGGAAGTGGTTACCCACAGCTCCCAACTGCCCGCCCTCTCCCACAAGCAGTACCTACTGCATCATCAGTAAGTGGCGGCTCAGGTTCTGCTGGAACTGGTAGCAGGGTGTCTGTTGACGATGTAGTAGAAAAAGTTGCTACTATGGGATTCCCTAGAGACCATGTGAGGGCAACGGTTCGGAAGCTGACAGAGAATGGTCAATCAGTTGACTTAAATACAGTGCTGGATAAGCTTATGAATGAAGGCGGTGGTGATATGCAGCAACAAAGAGGTTGGTTTGGTCGGTAAAATGGCGGTAATCAATTGAACTTTTGTATAGAAGTATCATTTGTTTTGTGTTGAAGGTTTATGAGGAAGGATGACTGCGTGGTTGGATTGTGCCAATTgaatattttcacttttttctttctttccattTGTTCTTATTTCTTGGATAGTTGAAACTGTTTTATGCTTTCTTGTGGGTTTAATTACTATCTTAATCTTGTGCAGTatattttcaataaataaaaggAGATTTGGTAAGTTGCtctgaatttttcaaatttctggCACAAAACTAAATGCTACTTcaaattataagttgttttgacgTAGTTGATTACTTGATTTTATATAGACGAGAAATCATGTTGTTTTTATAAAATTACAGTTAAAAATCCGATCAAGGTAAATTAaataaacttaattaattaattcatttaatCTATGGATATTGATTTTCATTAACAAATAATGAATTTTTAGTAGTATTGTCAATATTTTATAAACATTTCTACATATAAATGACGTAGTCCTCACATGTTCTGCTAATCtagaatgtttatttatttatttattttggtaacaattaaatatatttatataaatttaaaaaatgtgaTATATTTTGGCAATTTCTCATCGCACATTTATACattctaatttaaaaaatgtgATATATTTTGGCAATTTCTCATTGCACATTTATACATTCTCCTACGTCTTGTCACTCtagtacaaaatatttaaaatgtctTACCTATTTGAAGATATTTAAAATGTCTTATGTATTTGGAGATACATTTTCAGATGCactgaatataatttttttttaaataaaattcggAGAAACGCTTCCGGAGTCTTTTTATAGGTGTGTTTGGAGATATATCTCGGAACATAACTTAGTTTTAGAAATCACCAGATGCactgaatataatttttttcaaaagaaaattcgGAGAAACGCTTCTGGAGTCTTTTTATGGGTGTGTTTGGAGATATATTTCCGAACATAACTTGGTTcaagaggagggatatatttttttttttttgtcgaaGAGAGGGCCTAAGCCCAAGAACAAAACAACTAAACACACACTATTCTAGGGTACAAGACACCCTTAGAATCATTAACAAAGAATTCAACAAGCCAACTAGGAATTATAGGAAAGGACACATAACCAAGACTCAACTCTTTATCGAACATTGCAAGGCGATTCGCACAACCATTGCACTCACGATAAATATGTCGAATTTCCACCTTTTCTaaagcattcatccaaaaatggaTTTTACACACCAAATTACTATTGCTCCTGTTGTTACCCTTCCGCTTGTTACAAATATCCACCGCCTCTTTCGAATCCGACTCAAGAACAACATACTTGAAACCTTTCTCCACCACCAACTTCAGCCCCTCATAAATACCCCACAACTCAGCACACAAGGAATTACTTCTGCTCACTCCTTTAGCAAAACCCCCACACCATCTTCCCTCCTCATCTCTAAGAAGACCTCCACAACCAGATCCAACATTAATAGTATGAGCTCCATCAACATTAACTTTAATAAAACCAGTCTCTGGCCTGCACCATTTAATTTGCACCTCCTTTCTATCTCGTTCCATGACGCGATTATTACAAGCAGCGGCCTTGTAATGAAGGATATGCGTAGCAATTACACTAACCATGTCCACAGGTCTACGAAAGTGTTCATCATGCTTCGATTTATTTCGCCATTCCCAAATAGCATGGCAAGCTGTAGACCAAAATTCTGGCCAATTTCCAACACCATGGATACTAGTAACAAACTTGCTATCCATATTCATCTGTAGCCATTCCTGTAACTCTACTATATAGAACCGATGTGCAATGTCCCTAGGAATAGTTCTATCCCAAATGCTCCTAACATGAATGCAGTCTCTAAACACATGCATGGTGCTCTCCATATAATTACCACACACACCACAATCTGCATGCCCCAGCCCAAATTTTCCCATTCTTAGACCTGTCAGAAGCCTATCGTGGTGTAGCAGCCACATAAAGAAACAAATTCTTTCCGGAACTTGTAGCTCCCAGATTCTCTTCCACTTCTTGCTAATAACCGGATCATTAGCCTCCATCAAGAGCTTATACATGTTGCTTATAGTCATACCTTCATCATCCTTAGGGGAGACTTCAAACGTATCCTCCTGCGAGTCAGCTAGTGGCGGGTGAAGTGCTGCAATATGCAGCCTTAAAGTATGGGGCAGCCAGCTTAAAAGTTGCCAATCCCAATCTCCATCTACTCCCACAAGATCACACACCTTAGCATCAGTTAAATAAGCAGGAATACAAATATTCTTATCAATCATGCAACAACCTCTCTCAATCCAACTATCTTGCCACGCATGGATACTATCTCCATTACCAATGTTCCATTTTCCTAACTCCATTAAAGTAGAAGCATTCTTCACAATGACTCTCCAAAGATTAGAATCCAAACTACCAGCTTTAAGATCTTTAGTCACATCCCCTACCTTGTATTTACCACGAAGAACTTGACACCACAAATCCTTATCGCCATTTAGAATTTTGCCACCAAGCTTCATCATACAAACTTGATTCATAGTTCCAAGATCACGTAGCCCAAGTCCTCCATCTTTTTTGCTTGAAGTTATCGTGTCCCAGCCAACATCATGATGTTTTTTC is part of the Vicia villosa cultivar HV-30 ecotype Madison, WI linkage group LG2, Vvil1.0, whole genome shotgun sequence genome and encodes:
- the LOC131652710 gene encoding transcriptional regulator DEF1-like — translated: MNTSSFMDKQIMDLNLSHGSPAPSTNDFIDLIKHPRHHQQQQVLDEDDDDQQQHEEIDSSSTHNNGIKSADIVPSYDFQPIRSLPDSSPNFGSSFAKTWNSDSNSKKYSSLDSFEPAKVTVEKDRSAVDASILLEIDRTMKKHMDNLHHVLEGVSARLTQLETRTHHLESSMDDLKVSVGNNHGITDGKLRLLENILSEVQTGVQDIKDKQDIVQAQLQLAKLQVSKTEKQSEPQTSAVSNPVQQASSAPQQSQQYLPSSFNLPQSTPVVSPPNAPPQPPSQQGLPPPVQLPNQYSQIPNPTVPQRDPYLPPPPVHSQEIPNQQYQLPLTQQPHPQPGAPPHQQYQQTPHPQYAQPAHHLPQQQPPLSSGNPPQLQSSMGHHHLEEPSYVPSQSYPPNVRQPPSQPPSGPPPPAQQFYGTPPQGYESPSSRSGSSYSSGYGTLPGPAEPYRYGGPPQYGGKQPQLPNASVASSGGSGYPQLPTARPLPQAVPTASSVSGGSGSAGTGSRVSVDDVVEKVATMGFPRDHVRATVRKLTENGQSVDLNTVLDKLMNEGGGDMQQQRGWFGR